A window of Nocardia arthritidis genomic DNA:
TCGAATTCCGGCACATCCTTCAGATCCTGGATGTGGTCCCAGCGCGGGTCGCCCGCGGGGACGCACAGGACCTTGTCGTCGCCGCCCTTCTCATCGGTCATCTTGTACATGGCCACCGGACGGACCTCGACCACGACACCGGGGAACAGCGGCTCGGGCAGCAGCACTAGCGCGTCCAGCGGATCGCCGTCCTCGCCGAGGGTGTTCTCGATGTAGCCGTAGTCGGCCGGGTAAACCATCGACGTGTACAGGAAGCGGTCCAGCCGGACCCGGCCGGTCTCGTGATCGACCTCGTACTTGTTGCGAGAGCCCTTGGGGATCTCGATGGTGACGTCGAATTCCACGTCATCTCCTCAATCGCGTCTACCGCGCGGTCTGCCGACTCGCCTGGTTGTTCGGGGGAACGTTTGCGCAACGAGGATAGTGTGGTCGGGGCGCACATGGGTGCGCAGGCCAGGGTGTTGAGGAGACAGCGGGCACGTGGTTGACGGAGGCAAGAAAATCGGTGGTCTGGCCGCCCGGCGGCGCCGCAGAACCTGGATAGTGCTCGGTACCGCGGTGACGCTGCTGGTAGCGGCGGCCGCGGTGGTGTTGGTAACCACCAAACCCTGGACGCCCGAATTCCGGCACGGCGGGCTGCGGGTCGCGCCGCCGCCGACGGGCACCCGCCCGCTGCCGCAGATCGTGCCCGCGCAGCCCGCCCCGACCGCGCCGACCCAAGCGGGGATACTCGCCGCGCTCGGGCCAGCGCTCGGGAATCCGGATCTCGGATCGTTCGCGGGTGAGATCACCGACGCGACGACCGGGACGGTGCTGTGGAGCCAGGATCCGGCCCGGCCGATGGTTCCGGCGTCGACGGCCAAGGTGCTGACCTCCGCCGCCGCGCTGCTCGGCCTGCCCGCCGACCACCGGTTGAGCACCCGCGTCGTCACGGGCGTCGCGCCGAACGAACTGGTGCTCGTCGGCGGTGGCGATCCGACGCTCACCGCGCAGCCCGACGGCAAGGGCTATTACACGAACCCCGCGAAGCTGTCCGATCTCGTCGCGCAGATCCGTGCCGCGGGCCGCGGTGTCGACACCATCGTCGTCGACATCTCCGCGTATCAGGGCCCGACCATGGCGCCCGGCTGGGATACGGTCGATATCGCCGAGGGTTCCTGGGCGCCGATGGAACCGGTGATGCTCGACGGCGGCCGGATCAACCCGCTGATGGACTACTCGCCGCGCACCAACACCCCGGCACTGGACGTCGGCCGCAGGCTGGCCGCCGATCTCGGCCTCGATCCGGGCAAGGTGCGCATCGGCAGCGCACCACCGGGTGCGACGCAGATCGCGGCGGTGCAGTCGGCGACGCTGCGAGATCGCTTGCACGACATGATGGTCGACTCCGACGACGTGCTCGCCGAGGCCATCGGCCGCGAGATCGCGGTGGCCAACGGCAACCAGGCCTCCTTCGACGGCGCGACGGCCGCGCTCAGCGCCCTGCTCGGCAAGGCCGGATTCGATCTGACCGGGTTGGGTATGAAAGACAACAGCGGACTGTCGACGGAAGACCGGATTCCGGCGCGGCTGCTGGACCGCATCCTGGCCGTCGCTGCCAGACCCGACACCATGGCGGTGTCGCCGACCGGCGCGACAACGCCCGCCGACCCGGCGGGCTTGACGGCCACCTTCGCCCCGATGCTCGACGATCTGCCGGTCGCGGGCGGCACCGGGACGCTGGCCGGTCGCTACGTCGACCAGAACCGGCAGGGTGCGGGCTGGGTGCGGGCCAAGACCGGAACTCTCTCGATTGCCAGCGCGTTGGTCGGATACGTGCTCGACGCGGACGGGCGGGTGCTGACCTTCGCGCTCATGTCGAACGATCGACCCGACACGGTGGCCAAGCCCGCGCTCGACGCCGTGGTCGGCGCGCTGCGGAACTGTGGATGCTCGTGACGGGTGGATGATCATGAACCAGGATGCTGACCGATCAGGTGCTGCCGAAACTCCCGACGCGAGCCCGGCGGTCGTATCCGGGGGCGATGTCGTCGCGGTGAGCAAGCGGCGGCGCGGCCTGTCCGGCGTCGTCGACTGGCGGTTGGCGGCCCGCACCGGCGCGGCTCTGGTGCCGTCGGGCCCGCGGACCTCGCGCTATTCGGTCGAGCAGATCGTCGCGGAATTGGCGGAGGCGTCCGAGCGGGCCGAGAGCCCGGTCCGCGAGGTGAGCGGAATGCTCGACGACGAGCCGGTGCCCGCGGCCCGCGTCGTCGACCGGCGCGGCTGGATCGAGGCCGCCGCCGACTCGATGTCCCACCTCACCGGCAACGAACCGGGCGAGACCGAGCGCGGCCTGCTCGCGGGTAAACCCGCCGGCGTGCAGGCGGGTGCGATGCTCGCATTCCTGTCCACCGCGATCCTCGGCCAATACGACCCGTTCACCGGGCCGGACGGCACCCTGCTGCTGGTCGCGCCGAACATCATGGCGGTCGAGCGCGCGCTCGGCGTCTCGCCCACCGACTTCCGGTTCTGGGTCTGCCTGCACGAGGTGACGCACCGGGTGCAGTTCTCCTCCGCGCCGTGGCTCGGCGAATATATGCGCGGCAATGTCGATCTGCTCGGCGAGGTCGGTGACGAACCGCTCGCGGATATGCTCGGCCGCCTGGTCGAGGAATTGCGCGAACGCCGCCGCGGCGACGGCCCCGACGACCCGAATTCGCGCGGCGTCGTCGGATTGTTGCGGGCCACCCAGCCGCCCGCGCAGCGCGAGGCGCTCGATCGGTTGCTCGTGCTCGGCACCCTGCTGGAGGGCCATGCCGACCATGTGATGGATGCCGTTGGGCCCGCGGTCATTCCGACCGTCGAACAGATCCGGTCCGCCTTCGATCAGCGTCGCAAGCGCCCGACCAATCCGGTGCAGCGGATTCTGCGCGCGCTGTTGGGTGTCGACGCGAAGGTCGCACAGTACGTGCGGGGTAAGGCGTTCGTGGACGCGGTCGTCGAGCGGGTGGGGATGGACCGGTTCAACACGGTGTGGAACAGTCCCGAAACCCTGCCGCTGCCAGCGGAAATCGGTGCGCCGGACGACTGGGTTCGCCGGGTGCTCGGCTGAGGTTGTCCGTGCTGCCGCACCCCGTCTTCGAGCCGAGCACACGATGTACGGGGTGTGCACTATGCGGACGGGGTGCGGCGACGTGCCCAGTAGGCTCCGGATATGGGTTCTGCTCCGGCTCGCCGTCTTCCCGAGACCGAGGCGGTGTTGGAGGTCCGGCATGCGGTGCGAAACTGGTTGTCCCGGTACGCATCCGGACCTGTTGCCGTTGCGCTCTCCGGTGGTGCGGATTCGCTCGCGTTGACCGCTGCCGCGGTGGTCGAGGCGGGCGAGGTCGATGCCCTGATCGTCGATCATCAATTGCAGGTGGGCTCCGATGCGGTCGCCGCCGAAGCCGCGGCGGCGGCGCTCGGGCTCGGCTGCCGATCGGCGCGGGTGCTTCCGGTCCAGGTCGGCCGGGAAGGCGGGCTGGAGGCCGCGGCCCGCGAAGCCAGATATGACGCGCTGGACGCCGCCCGCGACGGGCTGCCGGTTCTGCTCGGCCACACCCTCGATGACCAGGCCGAAACCGTTCTACTCGGCCTGGCGCGCGGTTCCGGTGGACGCTCGATCCAAGGTATGGCGGCGTATGCCGAACCGTGGGGTCGCCCGCTGCTCGACGTCCGGCGGGCCACCACTCGGCGGCTGTGCGCGGATATCGGCCTGATTCCACACGAGGATCCGCATAACGCGTCGCCCGATTTCACCAGGGTCCGGTTGCGCGCGGAGGTGCTGCCGCTGTTGGAGCAGGTACTCGGCGGCGGCGTCGCGGCGGCGCTGGCCCGCACCGGCGCACAGCTGCGCGAGGACGGCGCGGTGCTCGACGCGCTGGCGAGTGAGCTGTTGCACACCGCGGATGATGGTGCGGGCCTATCGATCGAGACGCTCGCCACTGCGCCGCCCGCGCTGCGCCGCCGCGCGATCCGCGCCTGGCTGCTGGACGGTGGCGCGAAAGCCCTGACAGACAGGCATTTACGCGCGGTGGACGAATTGCTGACGAACTGGCGCGGCCAGGGCGGCGTCGCCGTCGGCGGCGGCACACCGGCGAGCAGGTTGGTCGTCGCGCGCGAACATGGCAGGCTGACACTGCGCCGCGAGCGCCGGTAGATCGGATACCGCGTTTGTGCAACCGGCCGAGTCCTGGCTCGGCGAAACCATGGGAAGGACACCAGCTGACGTGTACGGGGACGACATCGCGTCGGTGCTGATCACCGAGGAAGAAATCGCCGCCAAGACCAAGGAGCTGGCCGAACTCATCGCCAAGCGCTATCCGGCCGACGCACCCGAGGGCGATCTGCTGCTGGTCGGCGTGCTCAAGGGCGCCATCTTCTTCATGACGGATCTGGCCAAGGCGCTACCGATTCCGACCCAGATGGAATTCATGGCCGTGTCCTCCTACGGCTCGTCCACCTCGTCGTCGGGCGTGGTGCGCATCATGAAGGACCTGGACAAGGACATCGCGGGCCGCAATGTGCTGATCGTGGAGGACATCATCGATTCGGGCCTGACCCTGTCCTGGCTCAAGCGCAACCTGTCCACCCGCAATCCGGCCTCGCTCGAGGTGGTCACGCTGCTGCGCAAACCCGATGCGCTGCGCACCCACGTCGAGGTCGCGCACGTCGGATTCGACATCCCGAACGAATTCGTCGTCGGTTACGGGCTCGACTACGCGGAGCGCTACCGCGACCTGCCGTACATCGGCACCCTGAACCCCAGGGTCTACGGCGGTAACTGATAGTTTTCGGGGGTGAATTCGCCTTTGCCCCTTGGTTTCCCGGCCGGGCTATGACGAGCGCGGCCGCGACGCGCACCCGGCTGCCCGCCTGGTCGGTGCCGATGCTGTTCGTGGTCGGCGCGATTTCGCAGTATGTCGGCGCCGCCGTCGGCGTCTTTCTCTTCCGGACAACGGAACCTGCGACGGTGGCCTGGCTGCGCGGGCTGGCCGCGGGCCTGGCGCTGGTGCTGTGGCGGCGGCCGTGGCGGGCCCGGTGGACCCGGCGCGGATTCGCGATCGCCACCGGTTTCGGCGTCGTCACCGTGGTGATGAATATCGTGTTCTACGAGGCCATCGCGCGGATCCCGCTGGGCACCGCGGTCGCCGTGGAATTCCTCGGGCCGGTGGCCGTCGCCACGCTCGGATCTCGCAGGGGCAGAGACTTTTTCGCGGTCACCATGGTGCTGGCCGGTGTGCTGCTGCTGGGCGGGGTGCAACTGGACGTATCGCTGCCGGGGCTCGGGTTCGCGCTGCTGTCCGCGGTGTTGTGGGCCGGGTACATCCTGGTCGGCAAGCGGGTGGCCGATGCGGGGGACGGGCTGGATTCGCTGGCGGTCGGAATGGCGGCCGCTGCGATCGCGCTCGGGCCCGTCGTCGTGTACGTGCAGACTCGCAGCGACGCAACGGTTTTCGCGGACCCACGGATCTGGCTGCTCGGTCTCGGGGTCGGGGTGCTCTCCAGCGCGGTGCCGTACGGGCTGGACCAGGTGGTGCTGCGGATCGTCGGACGGGCCCGGTTCGCCGTGCTGCTCGCGCTGCTGCCCGCGACGGCGGCGGTGGTCGGCGCGGTGATGCTGGCGCAGCGCCCGAAGACGGTGGAGGTCATCGGAATTCTGCTGGTGGTGCTCGCCGTCGCGGTGAGCGCCGAGCAGCGGAATCGGGAGACGGAGCCGCCCGCACCGGTGTGAGCCACACCGTGTCAGTTCGGGATGAGCCCGAAAATCGTTGCGGGCGATCCGGATCCGGCGCGATACAGCGGCCCGCCGACCAGTACCCAGGCGCCCGTCACCGGCAGTGCGGCGAGATTGCCCAGACATTCCAGGCTGATTCGATGCTCCCGGTACAGCAGCTTCGAAACGGCATAGTCCGCATCGGCGCCGAGGTCGGGTCCGAAGGTGTCGATCCCGAGCGCGCCTCGGCGTCCCAAACGGCCGGTATCCAAAAGCCATTCGAGGGTTTCGAGCGCGAATCCGGGCTGGCGGCCCGCGTCGGATCCGGTACCGATGAAATCGGGGGTGCCCCACTTGCCGTCCCAGCCGGTCCAGGCGATCACGGCGGCCCCGTCCGGAATTCGGCCGTTCGCCCGTTCCCATGCCGTCAGGTCGCCGATCGAGATCGCGTAATCCCGGTCGCGGGAGCAGGATTCGCGCAGATCCAGCTTCACCGCGGGCAGCAGCAGATCGTCCGGGTCCAGTTCGTCGGCGGCGAGCCCGGCCGGGTCGAAGTGAATCGGTGCGCCCCAATGGGTTCCG
This region includes:
- a CDS encoding inorganic diphosphatase, producing the protein MEFDVTIEIPKGSRNKYEVDHETGRVRLDRFLYTSMVYPADYGYIENTLGEDGDPLDALVLLPEPLFPGVVVEVRPVAMYKMTDEKGGDDKVLCVPAGDPRWDHIQDLKDVPEFELAAIKHFFERYKDLEPGKYVKGSEWVGRAEAEAEVQASIKRLQDQGGH
- a CDS encoding D-alanyl-D-alanine carboxypeptidase/D-alanyl-D-alanine-endopeptidase; translated protein: MGGLAARRRRRTWIVLGTAVTLLVAAAAVVLVTTKPWTPEFRHGGLRVAPPPTGTRPLPQIVPAQPAPTAPTQAGILAALGPALGNPDLGSFAGEITDATTGTVLWSQDPARPMVPASTAKVLTSAAALLGLPADHRLSTRVVTGVAPNELVLVGGGDPTLTAQPDGKGYYTNPAKLSDLVAQIRAAGRGVDTIVVDISAYQGPTMAPGWDTVDIAEGSWAPMEPVMLDGGRINPLMDYSPRTNTPALDVGRRLAADLGLDPGKVRIGSAPPGATQIAAVQSATLRDRLHDMMVDSDDVLAEAIGREIAVANGNQASFDGATAALSALLGKAGFDLTGLGMKDNSGLSTEDRIPARLLDRILAVAARPDTMAVSPTGATTPADPAGLTATFAPMLDDLPVAGGTGTLAGRYVDQNRQGAGWVRAKTGTLSIASALVGYVLDADGRVLTFALMSNDRPDTVAKPALDAVVGALRNCGCS
- a CDS encoding zinc-dependent metalloprotease translates to MSKRRRGLSGVVDWRLAARTGAALVPSGPRTSRYSVEQIVAELAEASERAESPVREVSGMLDDEPVPAARVVDRRGWIEAAADSMSHLTGNEPGETERGLLAGKPAGVQAGAMLAFLSTAILGQYDPFTGPDGTLLLVAPNIMAVERALGVSPTDFRFWVCLHEVTHRVQFSSAPWLGEYMRGNVDLLGEVGDEPLADMLGRLVEELRERRRGDGPDDPNSRGVVGLLRATQPPAQREALDRLLVLGTLLEGHADHVMDAVGPAVIPTVEQIRSAFDQRRKRPTNPVQRILRALLGVDAKVAQYVRGKAFVDAVVERVGMDRFNTVWNSPETLPLPAEIGAPDDWVRRVLG
- the tilS gene encoding tRNA lysidine(34) synthetase TilS, giving the protein MGSAPARRLPETEAVLEVRHAVRNWLSRYASGPVAVALSGGADSLALTAAAVVEAGEVDALIVDHQLQVGSDAVAAEAAAAALGLGCRSARVLPVQVGREGGLEAAAREARYDALDAARDGLPVLLGHTLDDQAETVLLGLARGSGGRSIQGMAAYAEPWGRPLLDVRRATTRRLCADIGLIPHEDPHNASPDFTRVRLRAEVLPLLEQVLGGGVAAALARTGAQLREDGAVLDALASELLHTADDGAGLSIETLATAPPALRRRAIRAWLLDGGAKALTDRHLRAVDELLTNWRGQGGVAVGGGTPASRLVVAREHGRLTLRRERR
- the hpt gene encoding hypoxanthine phosphoribosyltransferase, translated to MYGDDIASVLITEEEIAAKTKELAELIAKRYPADAPEGDLLLVGVLKGAIFFMTDLAKALPIPTQMEFMAVSSYGSSTSSSGVVRIMKDLDKDIAGRNVLIVEDIIDSGLTLSWLKRNLSTRNPASLEVVTLLRKPDALRTHVEVAHVGFDIPNEFVVGYGLDYAERYRDLPYIGTLNPRVYGGN
- a CDS encoding EamA family transporter, whose product is MTSAAATRTRLPAWSVPMLFVVGAISQYVGAAVGVFLFRTTEPATVAWLRGLAAGLALVLWRRPWRARWTRRGFAIATGFGVVTVVMNIVFYEAIARIPLGTAVAVEFLGPVAVATLGSRRGRDFFAVTMVLAGVLLLGGVQLDVSLPGLGFALLSAVLWAGYILVGKRVADAGDGLDSLAVGMAAAAIALGPVVVYVQTRSDATVFADPRIWLLGLGVGVLSSAVPYGLDQVVLRIVGRARFAVLLALLPATAAVVGAVMLAQRPKTVEVIGILLVVLAVAVSAEQRNRETEPPAPV
- a CDS encoding cyclase family protein, whose product is MNARPFRPVSLSHVHDPATTPLFPGDPEFRAETVATIAADGYYLRYIRQGEHTGTHWGAPIHFDPAGLAADELDPDDLLLPAVKLDLRESCSRDRDYAISIGDLTAWERANGRIPDGAAVIAWTGWDGKWGTPDFIGTGSDAGRQPGFALETLEWLLDTGRLGRRGALGIDTFGPDLGADADYAVSKLLYREHRISLECLGNLAALPVTGAWVLVGGPLYRAGSGSPATIFGLIPN